A region of Fusobacteriaceae bacterium DNA encodes the following proteins:
- the ybeY gene encoding rRNA maturation RNase YbeY: protein MSKSVIEINTDIIDFDIPSNEKDIRDYVSRVLAREYPSEKPVYLSLLLTSDEAIRVINREYRDKDAPTDVISFAYHETGDFDVGPYDTLGDIVVSLERVAAQAADYGHSEKRELYYVITHGILHLLGYDHMTEDDKKRMREKEEELLGAFGYTRDEPVEGMKKA, encoded by the coding sequence ATGAGTAAATCCGTGATTGAAATAAATACCGATATTATCGATTTTGACATTCCGTCGAACGAAAAGGACATACGGGACTACGTGAGCCGCGTGCTGGCGAGGGAATACCCCTCTGAAAAGCCCGTCTACCTGTCACTTCTTTTGACAAGCGACGAGGCCATCCGCGTCATCAACCGGGAATACCGGGACAAGGACGCCCCCACGGACGTCATTTCCTTCGCCTACCATGAGACAGGGGATTTCGACGTCGGCCCCTACGACACGCTGGGGGATATCGTGGTTTCCCTCGAGCGGGTGGCGGCTCAGGCCGCCGATTACGGGCACAGCGAAAAGCGCGAGCTCTATTATGTGATCACTCACGGAATTTTGCACCTTTTGGGCTATGACCATATGACGGAAGACGACAAAAAGCGCATGCGGGAAAAGGAAGAGGAGCTGTTGGGCGCATTCGGCTATACCCGGGACGAACCCGTAGAAGGCATGAAAAAAGCGTAA
- a CDS encoding diacylglycerol kinase yields MGDKNWRKHSYIEGINTAIMGIIDAIRTEYHMKFHCFCTILVIVVCLFLNLTRTELFALSVSIALVWVAELFNTAVETVVDLVTEEIDPLAKRAKDVASGAVLVAAVNALLVGFMVFGRTLEFQVAKNLSRIRNSSPALFMLIIAVLMALVIALKLIFKKGTPLKGGIPSGHSALAASLFTIISVVTKNTKVVVLAFLMLILIMQSRVEGRIHTLLETVLGAFLGWIVTYALLRLFIR; encoded by the coding sequence ATGGGGGACAAGAACTGGCGCAAGCATTCCTATATCGAGGGCATCAACACGGCAATCATGGGGATTATCGACGCGATCCGAACGGAATATCACATGAAATTCCACTGTTTTTGCACGATACTCGTGATCGTGGTGTGCCTGTTTTTGAATTTGACCCGGACGGAGCTCTTTGCCCTCAGCGTCAGCATCGCCCTGGTGTGGGTGGCGGAGCTCTTCAATACGGCCGTGGAGACCGTCGTCGATCTCGTGACCGAAGAAATTGATCCCCTGGCCAAGCGGGCCAAGGACGTGGCTTCGGGGGCTGTTCTCGTGGCCGCGGTCAACGCGCTGCTCGTAGGATTTATGGTCTTCGGACGGACGCTGGAGTTTCAGGTCGCGAAGAATCTCTCACGGATCCGGAACTCGAGCCCCGCACTTTTTATGCTGATCATCGCGGTCCTCATGGCCCTGGTGATCGCGCTGAAGCTCATCTTCAAAAAAGGAACGCCTCTAAAAGGCGGGATTCCCAGCGGGCACAGCGCTCTGGCCGCTTCGCTTTTTACGATAATTTCCGTTGTGACGAAAAATACCAAGGTCGTGGTTTTGGCCTTTCTGATGTTGATCCTCATCATGCAGTCCCGGGTGGAAGGACGGATCCACACGCTTTTGGAAACAGTCCTGGGGGCCTTCCTCGGCTGGATTGTGACTTACGCGCTGCTACGCTTGTTTATCCGATAG
- a CDS encoding MarC family protein, which translates to MKILLSTVLTLLFVMDPFGNIPLFITALEKVPDVRRKKVLLRELLIALGIMIFFMFAGHRFLAIIQIKDSSLQVAGGLILLLIAIKLVFGTDQRVKSDEKEEEPLIVPLAIPLVAGPAALSMIVILAAQISWLLLFTAILTASVLNSAVLLCSLPISGILGKRGLIAIERLSGMLLTVMSVNMIMSGIATFLTVGR; encoded by the coding sequence ATGAAAATTCTGCTTTCAACAGTCCTTACCTTGCTTTTTGTGATGGATCCCTTCGGGAACATCCCGCTTTTTATCACGGCCCTCGAAAAAGTCCCCGATGTACGCAGGAAAAAGGTCCTGCTGCGGGAACTCCTGATCGCGCTCGGGATCATGATTTTTTTCATGTTCGCGGGGCACCGCTTTTTGGCCATCATCCAGATCAAGGACTCGTCGTTGCAAGTGGCGGGCGGCTTGATTCTGCTCTTGATCGCGATCAAGCTCGTCTTCGGGACCGATCAGCGCGTCAAAAGCGACGAAAAAGAAGAGGAGCCGTTGATCGTGCCCCTCGCCATTCCGCTGGTGGCGGGTCCCGCCGCCCTCAGTATGATCGTCATCCTGGCGGCGCAGATCTCATGGCTGCTGCTTTTTACGGCTATTCTCACGGCTTCGGTTCTGAATTCGGCCGTGCTGCTCTGTTCGCTCCCGATCAGCGGTATTTTGGGAAAACGGGGTCTGATCGCCATTGAGCGCCTGAGCGGCATGCTGCTGACCGTCATGTCCGTCAACATGATCATGTCGGGAATCGCGACTTTTTTGACCGTCGGAAGGTAG